From Salvelinus namaycush isolate Seneca chromosome 24, SaNama_1.0, whole genome shotgun sequence, one genomic window encodes:
- the gzf1 gene encoding LOW QUALITY PROTEIN: GDNF-inducible zinc finger protein 1 (The sequence of the model RefSeq protein was modified relative to this genomic sequence to represent the inferred CDS: substituted 1 base at 1 genomic stop codon) encodes MSDQVVQLSSASHHEDMLQSIHQLRLHSHLCDVTVQVAFHGELEEFEAHQVVLAASSGYFKNILLAPDPPKKLFLGNVRNTDFTRFLEYIYTGKLEVDEKFAEYKIGVICEVATLFECKSLMEACSSVLDEGSSSLHGAKSSMSQDKEADLDDVEEGVLGVRVNKIPKRASTNRPTYPTRPERRERTLKRAKVPVTAEEERSEVNEDAEISGRKSNSLAGRRVFVDIPKKKYVRKMKDQTKTQTEDLPDNTQTKTAGQEENTENTQKEAGEALPELLPEKEGAGLRKEAMGEEGALNRSSRHADTQNKCGKCQQTFHDDKSYLKHFKEVDHGVQGEVTYHCDTCQQTFANCXNLRIHQRHFHSDERLYPCEVCTKTFKCKKDVMRLRRKVHEGGGVRHTCLVCNKALSSKTALTLHERTHTGDKPYSCTDCEAKFSQSSALKTHHRTHTGEKPFACDQCDARFSQNHMLCYHKRAHTGEMPFMCESCGKSFASKEYLKHHSRIHTGSRPYKCELCGRAFAQSASIHSNLLLLTFNPCLTSVCSVSGERPYHCTDCDKQFTPLNALQRHQRIQTGKKPYMCPSEAFTDKSTVRRQTIHEQNTLWKNYLVVLKYNMR; translated from the exons ATGAGTGACCAAGTGGTCCAGCTCTCCTCAGCCTCCCACCATGAGGACATGCTTCAGTCAATTCACCAGCTGAGACTGCACAGCCACCTGTGTGATGTCACAGTCCAGGTGGCCTTCCATGGTGAGCTGGAGGAGTTTGAGGCTCACCAGGTGGTACTAGCTGCCTCCAGCGGCTACTTCAAGAACATCCTACTGGCCCCGGACCCACCTAAGAAACTATTCCTGGGGAACGTCCGAAACACTGATTTCACCAGGTTCTTGGAATATATATACACTGGCAAACTGGAGGTGGATGAAAAGTTTGCTGAATACAAGATTGGCGTGATCTGTGAAGTGGCGACACTGTTTGAGTGTAAAAGCCTTATGGAGGCTTGCAGCTCGGTTCTCGATGAAGGCAGCTCGAGTCTGCACGGGGCTAAATCATCCATGTCACAAGACAAGGAGGCTGATTTGGATGATGTAGAGGAGGGGGTGCTGGGGGTCAGGGTAAATAAAATTCCCAAAAGAGCCTCCACCAACAGGCCGACCTATCCAACAagaccagagaggagggagaggacgtTGAAAAGGGCAAAAGTCCCGGTCACAGCTGAGGAGGAGAGATCAGAGGTGAATGAAGATGCTGAGATCTCTGGGAGGAAAAGTAACAGTCTGGCAGGCCGCAGAGTCTTCGTTGACATTCCTAAGAAGAAGTACGTGAGGAAGATGAAGGACCAGACCAAGACGCAGACGGAGGATCTGCCTGACAACACTCAGACCAAGACAGCCGGTCAAGAGGAGAACACTGAGAATACACAG AAGGAGGCAGGAGAGGCCCTTCCAGAGCTGCTGCCTGAAAAAGAGGGGGCGGGGCTGAG GAAGGAAGCGATGGGTGAGGAAGGTGCCCTCAACAGATCATCCAGACATGCTGACACCCAAAACAAGTGTGGCAAGTGTCAACAGACCTTCCACGATGATAAGAGCTACCTGAAGCACTTTAAGGAGGTGGA CCACGGTGTGCAGGGGGAGGTGACATACCATTGTGACACCTGCCAGCAGACTTTTGCCAACTGTTGAAACCTGAGGATCCATCAGAGACACTTCCACAGTGACGAGAGACTGTACCCCTGCGAGGTCTGCACCAAGACGTTCAAATGCAAGAAGGACGTGATGCGCCTCCGACGAAAG GTGCATGAGGGAGGCGGTGTGCGGCACACCTGTCTTGTGTGTAACAAGGCGCTGAGCTCTAAGACAGCGTTGACGCTAcacgagagaacacacacaggagacaagcCCTACTCCTGCACTGACTGTGAAGCCAAGTTTTCCCAGAGCTCAGCTCTCAAGACACACCAcaggactcacacaggagagaagcctttcgcCTGTGACCAGTGTGATGCAAGGTTCAGCCAGAACCACATGTTGTGTTATCACAAGAGGGCCCACACAG GAGAGATGCCTTTTATGTGTGAGAGCTGTGGGAAAAGCTTTGCTTCTAAAGAATACCTGAAACACCACTCCAGAATCCACACGGGCTCCAGGCCTTACAAGTGTGAACTCTGTGGTCGGGCCTTCGCCCAGAGTGCTTCCATTCATAGTAACTTATTACTgctgacctttaacccctgtcTGACCTCTGTATGTTCTGTCTCAGGTGAGCGTCCGTACCACTGTACAGATTGTGATAAGCAGTTCACCCCGCTGAATGCCCTCCAGAGGCACCAGAGGATTCAAACAGGGAAGAAGCCTTACATGTGTCCTTCAGAAGCCTTCACGGACAAGTCCACTGTACGCAGACAGACCAT TCATGAACAAAACACTCTATGGAAGAACTACCTGGTGGTCCTGAAGTACAACATGAGGTAA